In Gammaproteobacteria bacterium, a single genomic region encodes these proteins:
- a CDS encoding sulfite exporter TauE/SafE family protein, protein MPEALMALLLFAAGLVAGISNSIAGGGTFFSFPAFLAAGLPPVVANASNAFAVWPANIVAAYTYRRELATLPVGIKASLVNALAGGALGASLLKLTGDDAFSRMIPFLILFATLLFAFGKRLRDLLFPLAAGGVTAHPGIAARVFEFVVAVYGGFFGAGMGVMLMAGLLMMGVDNVQQNNALKNLLSAVINSAAILVFIFSDLISWPQTLITFVGAIFGGLIGASVARKLPAVWLARIVIAVGVSLSVYYFFEYYGPVG, encoded by the coding sequence ATGCCAGAAGCTTTAATGGCGTTGCTGCTATTCGCCGCCGGACTCGTCGCGGGCATAAGCAACTCGATCGCGGGCGGGGGAACCTTCTTCAGCTTCCCCGCGTTTCTGGCGGCAGGGCTTCCACCGGTGGTCGCCAACGCCTCCAATGCTTTCGCTGTGTGGCCGGCCAACATCGTCGCCGCCTACACCTACCGGCGTGAGCTCGCGACCTTGCCCGTCGGCATCAAGGCCTCATTGGTGAACGCACTGGCAGGCGGAGCACTTGGAGCGTCGCTGCTGAAATTGACCGGCGACGACGCGTTCTCCAGGATGATTCCCTTTCTGATTCTGTTCGCCACTTTGCTGTTTGCTTTTGGAAAGCGTTTGCGCGATCTGCTTTTTCCTCTTGCCGCCGGTGGCGTCACGGCGCATCCGGGCATCGCCGCTCGCGTGTTCGAATTCGTGGTCGCAGTGTACGGCGGATTTTTTGGCGCCGGCATGGGCGTGATGCTGATGGCCGGCCTGCTGATGATGGGCGTGGACAACGTCCAGCAGAATAACGCGCTCAAAAACCTCTTGTCCGCGGTAATCAACAGCGCGGCCATACTCGTGTTCATCTTCTCAGACCTGATCTCCTGGCCGCAAACGCTGATCACCTTCGTCGGCGCGATATTCGGCGGACTCATCGGCGCAAGTGTCGCCCGCAAGCTACCAGCCGTGTGGCTCGCCCGCATTGTGATCGCGGTGGGTGTGTCCCTCAGCGTTTACTATTTCTTTGAGTATTACGGGCCTGTTGGTTGA
- a CDS encoding aminotransferase class I/II-fold pyridoxal phosphate-dependent enzyme, whose amino-acid sequence MTALRPYGCREDATTPLGPLAPDLTRATTFAYPTAEELRAVGAGELSGEFYPRYGHPAGRLFEQKVAELEGADGAVSFGSGMAALHAIFCGLLQKGDVVAVSRYVYGGAEGLVAEDLPRFGIEVRRFDPFDESSLEQAVEGSVRLIHVETPTNPLCRVVDLKRIAAAARRCGAWLSVDATFLPPPFQRPVTHDADVVMHSATKILGGRRMRDNGGRVTRVHYPGLPRHPDHHIARQYMETFGFMLAFEVAGGLPEAVEVYNRLRDIARAVSLGGVETLASIPLHTSHATMSTDERQRVGIADGLIRLSFGIEPYELLEADLAAALSA is encoded by the coding sequence GTGACCGCACTTCGACCTTACGGCTGCCGCGAGGATGCAACCACGCCGCTGGGCCCGCTGGCGCCGGACCTTACCCGGGCCACGACCTTTGCGTACCCGACTGCTGAAGAACTCCGCGCCGTTGGCGCCGGCGAACTTTCCGGCGAGTTCTACCCCCGTTACGGCCATCCCGCCGGCCGACTCTTCGAACAGAAGGTCGCCGAACTCGAAGGCGCCGATGGCGCGGTCTCGTTCGGCTCAGGCATGGCGGCGCTCCACGCTATATTTTGCGGACTCTTGCAGAAAGGGGATGTCGTCGCCGTCAGCCGCTATGTTTACGGCGGTGCCGAGGGCCTTGTGGCGGAGGACCTTCCCCGCTTTGGCATCGAAGTGCGTCGCTTCGATCCGTTCGACGAAAGTTCACTGGAACAAGCCGTCGAAGGAAGCGTAAGGCTGATCCATGTCGAGACCCCGACCAACCCGCTCTGCAGGGTCGTCGATCTGAAGCGGATCGCCGCCGCAGCTCGCCGGTGCGGTGCCTGGCTGTCCGTGGATGCGACCTTTCTCCCGCCGCCATTCCAGCGCCCCGTGACTCACGACGCCGACGTGGTGATGCACAGCGCCACGAAGATTCTTGGCGGGCGGCGCATGCGCGATAACGGCGGCAGAGTGACGCGCGTTCACTATCCGGGCCTGCCTCGGCATCCCGATCACCACATAGCACGCCAGTACATGGAAACGTTCGGCTTTATGCTCGCCTTCGAGGTTGCGGGCGGCCTGCCCGAGGCCGTGGAAGTCTACAATCGATTGCGCGACATCGCGCGCGCCGTATCCCTGGGCGGCGTCGAAACCTTGGCCTCAATTCCACTACATACCTCGCATGCGACAATGTCCACTGACGAGCGGCAAAGAGTCGGCATTGCCGATGGCCTCATTCGACTCTCCTTCGGAATCGAGCCGTATGAGTTGCTGGAGGCGGATCTCGCAGCCGCGTTGAGTGCATGA